The genomic segment CCAGGATAGCCCAAAGCCCTCCCTTGGGCCTTAGGGTGACCCCGGCGTGGACCGGGGGCGGAGGGAGGGGAGAGAGGCGGAAGCGGCGGAAGAAGGCCATGAGGGCCACGGGGCCCTCGAGGAGGGCGAAGTCCCGCCCCAGGCAGAGCCTTTGCCCCAGCCCGAAGGGGAAGTACCGGCCACAGGGGAGGGGGCTTTCCTCCAGGAAGCGCTCGGGAAGGAAGCGCTCCCCTTCCGGGAAGTAGAGCCGGTGGGTCACGTAGGGGGATAAGACGGCGGTGGCCCCGGGGGGCATCCCCTCCAGGGGTAGGGTGGCCTTGCGGGTGAGGATCCAGGCGGGGGGGTAGAGCCTCAGGGCCTCCTGGAAGGCGGAGAGGGCGAAGGCGAAGTCCTCGGCCGCCCGGGCCTGCCAGGAGGCCTCCTGCGAGAGGAGGTAGAGGGCCCAGGTGAGGGCGCTCCCCGTGGTCTCGTGCCCGGCCACCAGCAGGGTTTTGGCCTCGGCCAGGGCCCGCTCCTCGGGCAGAGTGGAAAGGGGCGGAAGCTTCAAAAGCCCCCTCGCCTCCCGTTCCAGGGCCTCTCGCCTCCGGTGGAAGCCCCACTCGGCCCGGAGGTCCAGGCGGGCCAGGGGGTTTTGCATCCGGGCGATGATGCGTTCCAAAGCCGCAAGGGCGTGGTCCGCCAGGGCCTCGGGGAGAGGCTTTCCCCAGAGGGCCCGGCCCAGGAAGCGGAGGGAGAGGGCGAGCATCTCCCGGTCCAGGTCCCGCCTTTCCCCGGGCCGCCAGGCGGCGAAGAAGGCCTCGGCCTCCTCTTGGAAGGCCTCCCGGTAAGCCGCTACGCTCCGGGGGAGGAAGGGGTCCTTGAGGGCTTTGCGCGCCTCCTTCCAGGAGGGGCCCCAGTCGGTGAGGAGGCCCCGCCCCGTGAGG from the Thermus filiformis genome contains:
- a CDS encoding cytochrome P450, whose product is MTATLDLKKALPELRRLRDEPLEALLAWGRAHPRLRLSLGGLSFHFFFDPEGVERVLLGLESKATFQYHELSRLTGRGLLTDWGPSWKEARKALKDPFLPRSVAAYREAFQEEAEAFFAAWRPGERRDLDREMLALSLRFLGRALWGKPLPEALADHALAALERIIARMQNPLARLDLRAEWGFHRRREALEREARGLLKLPPLSTLPEERALAEAKTLLVAGHETTGSALTWALYLLSQEASWQARAAEDFAFALSAFQEALRLYPPAWILTRKATLPLEGMPPGATAVLSPYVTHRLYFPEGERFLPERFLEESPLPCGRYFPFGLGQRLCLGRDFALLEGPVALMAFFRRFRLSPLPPPPVHAGVTLRPKGGLWAILESA